A portion of the Nitratidesulfovibrio termitidis HI1 genome contains these proteins:
- a CDS encoding HDOD domain-containing protein has protein sequence MSPAGGAGGGVPPDPARPAGYGGAGGLDAAQALLDELLRRPPELPYDPGLLRELFDSTRDDSMAPLSAVAGVVNKAQGLATRVLSLANSAYYGLQSEVTSVQRAVAVLGMAEIRALVLALGVSRMIDRSRLPAAFDLREYWGHQLSVASGCRLLARRLPGCDAETCYTAGLLHDLGKLLIAAYRPDDWVAIRQSARDEHLTDSEAEDMLLGLDHGVVGARLLSFWDLPMALTEPINWHHAPHLAGEHERAALVVHVADAALRLRERLAERDADGLPGGLPDGLPDDVLIPQGLDDAARSLGGDVAAFLSEIETLLEGERIGQLVSQLA, from the coding sequence GTGAGCCCCGCCGGTGGCGCAGGGGGCGGCGTACCCCCCGACCCTGCCCGACCTGCCGGATATGGCGGTGCTGGCGGTCTGGACGCGGCCCAGGCGCTGCTGGACGAACTGCTGCGCCGCCCGCCGGAACTGCCCTACGATCCTGGCCTGTTGCGCGAGCTGTTCGATTCCACCCGCGACGATTCCATGGCCCCCCTGTCCGCCGTGGCCGGGGTGGTCAACAAGGCGCAGGGGCTTGCCACCCGCGTGCTGTCCCTTGCCAACTCCGCCTATTACGGCCTGCAATCGGAGGTGACCTCCGTCCAGCGGGCCGTCGCCGTTCTGGGCATGGCCGAAATCCGCGCGCTGGTGCTGGCGCTGGGTGTTTCGCGCATGATCGACCGCTCGCGCCTGCCCGCCGCGTTCGACCTGCGCGAATACTGGGGGCACCAGCTTTCCGTGGCCTCAGGGTGTCGCCTGCTGGCCCGCCGCCTGCCCGGTTGCGATGCGGAAACCTGCTACACCGCCGGGTTGCTGCACGACCTTGGCAAGCTGCTTATCGCCGCCTACCGTCCGGACGACTGGGTGGCCATCCGTCAGTCGGCCAGGGACGAGCACCTTACGGATTCCGAAGCGGAGGACATGTTGCTTGGACTGGACCACGGCGTGGTGGGGGCGCGTCTGCTGTCGTTCTGGGACCTGCCCATGGCCCTGACGGAGCCCATCAACTGGCACCATGCCCCGCATCTGGCGGGCGAGCATGAGCGCGCCGCGCTGGTGGTGCACGTGGCCGACGCCGCATTGCGCCTGCGCGAACGGTTGGCAGAGCGGGACGCGGACGGTCTGCCCGGCGGCCTGCCGGATGGTTTGCCTGATGATGTGCTGATTCCGCAGGGGCTGGACGACGCGGCCCGTTCGCTGGGGGGTGACGTGGCGGCCTTCCTGTCGGAAATCGAAACCCTGCTCGAAGGTGAGCGGATTGGGCAGCTTGTGTCGCAACTGGCGTGA
- a CDS encoding tetratricopeptide repeat protein, whose protein sequence is MTDVTRDDPIPTAPAAHAPQGSQRGRERIKGVFSTQDVKKVGTGTTTRKTIQKGFWYAEETEKGDVEVQPLNNNYIPSGPKRCITMDELLEKFAPEPEFYVQTVFPRMRELNKTVARADRHRQKGETFSAEYEYGNALQVDEENVRANFGLGLTYLSRGETGKADDIFERLVKLEAAFDEEHKHLFNEFGINLRKNQMFDQAVTYYTRALELTRKDENLHLNMARAMLEKKNFTGTVEHVLKALEINPAIDAGIKFLQWLLAKKLVPAEQQDAVREMVARIADGGQAPAAEDTGGGGS, encoded by the coding sequence ATGACCGACGTGACCCGCGACGACCCGATTCCCACCGCCCCGGCGGCGCATGCCCCACAGGGTAGCCAGCGAGGCAGGGAACGCATCAAGGGCGTGTTCTCGACGCAGGACGTGAAGAAGGTGGGCACCGGCACCACCACCCGCAAGACCATCCAGAAGGGTTTCTGGTACGCCGAAGAGACCGAGAAGGGCGATGTGGAGGTACAACCCCTCAACAACAATTATATCCCCTCCGGTCCCAAGCGGTGCATCACCATGGACGAACTGCTGGAAAAGTTCGCGCCGGAGCCGGAATTCTACGTCCAGACCGTCTTTCCCCGCATGCGCGAGCTGAACAAGACCGTGGCCCGCGCCGACCGCCATCGCCAGAAGGGCGAGACCTTCAGCGCGGAATACGAGTACGGCAACGCCCTGCAGGTGGACGAAGAGAACGTGCGCGCCAACTTCGGGCTGGGGCTGACCTATCTTTCGCGCGGAGAAACGGGCAAGGCCGACGACATCTTCGAGCGGCTGGTGAAGCTGGAGGCCGCCTTTGACGAGGAGCACAAGCACCTTTTCAACGAATTCGGCATCAACCTGCGCAAGAACCAGATGTTCGACCAGGCCGTGACCTATTACACGCGTGCCCTGGAACTGACCCGCAAGGACGAGAACCTGCACCTGAACATGGCCCGCGCCATGCTGGAGAAGAAGAACTTCACCGGCACGGTGGAGCATGTGTTGAAGGCGCTGGAAATCAACCCCGCCATCGACGCAGGCATCAAGTTTCTGCAATGGTTGTTGGCCAAGAAGCTGGTGCCCGCCGAACAGCAGGACGCCGTGCGCGAAATGGTGGCCCGTATCGCCGATGGCGGTCAGGCCCCGGCAGCCGAAGACACGGGCGGAGGCGGGTCGTGA
- the pyrF gene encoding orotidine-5'-phosphate decarboxylase yields MAELVIALDYPAMDAALATARALRGATNVPDAGDHAGGRLWMKVGLELFTASGPDVVARLKDMGFPVFLDLKFHDIPNTVRGAVRSAVATGADMCNIHLSGGERMCRAAVDGLAEGAAARGHGVAPILLGVTVLTSVAPGELPGGADPSAEAARLAVCGREWGLSGVVCSGYEAEGIKQRCGHDFICLTPGIRPAAPQGSGSGGDDQRRVMTPAEAVRAGSDYLVVGRPVTGAAGRNGPADAARRILAEMHGA; encoded by the coding sequence ATGGCCGAACTGGTCATCGCACTGGACTACCCGGCCATGGACGCCGCTCTGGCCACCGCCCGCGCGCTGCGCGGCGCGACCAATGTGCCCGATGCGGGGGACCACGCCGGGGGCCGCCTGTGGATGAAGGTGGGGCTGGAACTGTTCACCGCCAGCGGACCCGATGTGGTGGCCCGCCTGAAGGACATGGGCTTTCCCGTGTTCCTGGACCTGAAGTTCCACGACATCCCCAACACGGTGCGCGGGGCGGTGCGTTCCGCCGTGGCCACCGGGGCGGACATGTGCAACATACACCTTTCCGGCGGCGAACGCATGTGCCGCGCGGCAGTGGATGGGCTGGCCGAGGGCGCGGCGGCGCGCGGGCACGGGGTGGCTCCGATACTGCTGGGCGTCACCGTGCTGACCAGCGTGGCGCCGGGCGAGTTGCCGGGCGGCGCGGACCCGTCAGCCGAGGCAGCCCGCCTGGCCGTGTGCGGGCGGGAGTGGGGCCTGAGCGGCGTTGTCTGCTCCGGGTACGAGGCAGAAGGCATCAAGCAGCGTTGCGGGCATGATTTTATCTGCCTGACGCCGGGCATCCGGCCTGCCGCCCCCCAGGGAAGCGGTTCGGGCGGCGATGACCAGCGCCGGGTAATGACCCCGGCCGAGGCCGTGCGGGCCGGTTCCGACTACCTGGTGGTGGGCCGCCCGGTGACCGGCGCGGCTGGCCGTAATGGCCCGGCGGACGCGGCGCGGCGCATCCTGGCGGAGATGCACGGGGCCTGA
- the gmk gene encoding guanylate kinase: protein MARQRSGIVLVLCAPSGTGKTTLTKRLLAEFPRFAYSISYTTRQPRTGEVNGRDYHFVTVAEFTRLRDEGFFAEWAEVHGNFYGTPLQATLDMLRDGRDVIFDIDVQGASQLRGSLRQGCYVFILPPSRAELERRLRARGTDDEPTIQRRLANAAKELDQAHWFNAWIVNEDLETAYDELRAAYIAATLSPSCSPDLVGGLMEGWREGR from the coding sequence ATGGCCCGCCAACGCTCCGGCATCGTGCTCGTGCTGTGCGCCCCCTCGGGCACCGGCAAGACCACCCTGACCAAACGCCTGCTCGCGGAATTTCCCCGCTTCGCCTATTCCATTTCCTACACCACCCGCCAACCGCGCACGGGCGAGGTGAATGGCCGCGACTACCATTTCGTCACGGTGGCCGAATTCACCCGCCTGCGCGATGAAGGCTTCTTTGCCGAATGGGCCGAGGTGCACGGCAACTTCTACGGAACGCCGCTGCAAGCCACCCTGGACATGCTGCGCGACGGCCGCGACGTGATCTTCGACATCGACGTGCAGGGCGCAAGCCAGTTGCGCGGCAGCCTGCGCCAGGGGTGCTACGTGTTCATCCTGCCGCCATCGCGGGCGGAACTGGAACGCCGCCTGCGCGCGCGCGGCACCGACGACGAGCCCACCATCCAGCGCCGCCTGGCCAATGCGGCCAAGGAACTGGACCAGGCCCACTGGTTCAACGCCTGGATCGTCAACGAAGATCTGGAAACCGCCTACGACGAACTGCGCGCCGCGTACATCGCGGCCACGCTGTCGCCCTCGTGCAGCCCCGACCTTGTGGGGGGGCTGATGGAGGGGTGGCGGGAAGGACGGTGA
- a CDS encoding DUF370 domain-containing protein, giving the protein MQQKPSSQKLINVGFGNFVVASRVVAIVNPSSSPMRRLREDARQEGRLVDATQGRKTRSIIITDSNHVILSAIQAETVGQRYTQEDAD; this is encoded by the coding sequence ATGCAGCAGAAACCGTCATCGCAAAAGCTCATCAACGTAGGCTTCGGCAACTTCGTCGTGGCCTCGCGCGTGGTGGCCATCGTCAACCCCTCGTCGTCGCCCATGCGCCGCCTGCGCGAGGACGCGCGGCAGGAGGGGAGGCTGGTGGACGCCACGCAGGGCCGCAAGACCCGCTCCATCATCATCACAGACTCGAACCACGTCATCCTTTCGGCCATCCAGGCCGAAACCGTGGGCCAACGCTACACGCAGGAGGACGCCGACTGA
- a CDS encoding YicC/YloC family endoribonuclease — MLRSMTGFGRSFLEDADWTQTWEVRSVNGRHLDMKWRLPVFVRNLEPRFEKVVRKFATRGRVDITLGLQLRRGDLGVVGFNETQASAMLDTLASFAAGRGDAYSPDYNRMLGLSFLWEDAGAEPDEELLAGLEAGLAAALEDWNESRAREAKALAMDMTSRIIRMDEWVARIEERAPDIKEERFQSVRDRLSELLERAGSELDEGRFLQEITLLADKLDVSEELTRLRAHLDRLRELMDQGGDAGKRLDFTLQECFREINTCGNKIQDAQISRLVVDFKSELEKYREQVQNIE; from the coding sequence ATGCTCAGAAGCATGACCGGTTTCGGACGCAGCTTCCTTGAAGACGCCGACTGGACGCAGACCTGGGAAGTGCGCAGCGTCAATGGCCGCCACCTCGACATGAAGTGGCGGCTTCCCGTTTTCGTACGCAACCTTGAGCCGCGCTTCGAAAAGGTGGTGCGCAAGTTCGCCACGCGGGGCCGGGTGGACATCACCCTGGGGCTGCAACTGCGCCGGGGCGACCTGGGCGTGGTGGGCTTCAACGAAACCCAGGCCTCGGCCATGCTGGATACCCTGGCCTCTTTCGCCGCCGGGCGCGGGGATGCCTACAGTCCGGACTACAACCGCATGCTCGGCCTGTCCTTTCTGTGGGAGGACGCGGGCGCGGAGCCGGACGAGGAACTGCTGGCCGGGCTGGAGGCGGGCCTTGCCGCCGCGCTGGAAGACTGGAACGAATCGCGCGCCCGCGAGGCCAAGGCCCTGGCCATGGACATGACCTCGCGCATCATCCGCATGGACGAATGGGTGGCCCGCATAGAGGAACGCGCCCCGGACATCAAGGAAGAACGCTTCCAGAGCGTGCGCGACCGCCTGTCCGAATTGCTGGAACGCGCCGGGAGCGAACTGGACGAAGGGCGCTTTCTGCAGGAAATCACCCTGCTGGCCGACAAACTGGACGTGAGCGAGGAACTGACCCGCCTGCGCGCCCACCTGGACCGGCTGCGCGAGCTCATGGACCAGGGCGGCGACGCGGGCAAACGCCTGGACTTCACGCTTCAGGAGTGCTTCCGCGAGATCAATACCTGCGGCAACAAGATCCAGGACGCGCAGATTTCGCGCCTGGTGGTGGACTTCAAGAGCGAACTGGAAAAGTACCGCGAGCAGGTTCAGAACATCGAATAG
- a CDS encoding PAS domain-containing protein, which translates to MQAGNGAGSRECPEGTELAELTELADQQSGQAGQNVAAGPDGQPAGSLEQARRDAELFRGVFRNMNAGVMVLRPVHAHGDDCADFTLLDINPAGERLSCLTRAECTGSLLSGLLPAPVAATLREALARAWRSGIAEHLPSFLYSDKIRGCWRHYFISRADSGDLLLIYEDVTERYMALANLAAGEEKYRALVENTPDIIMRFGGDLRLTYVNAAISPYLGPPEALMGRGVAELGLAPQVAEFWARQLRGVLESGRPVQTDYVFHGPAGRVLFDWRLVPERGVDGGVASVLSLLRDVTRQRSTEHDFRTLFRKLITSFAVHEALLDDAGRPVDFRFLTVNPAFEAMAGRRAEEVLGRTASELFGPQDPAWIAVLGRVALTGEPLHTERYSRNMGKWLEMTVYRVRERQFAIIAADVTERRNARRERRLSAARLSALHRLSRMDAAPERSIMRFALEQAVRLTGSELGYLALVDDGRVTADGVLWSHLVTEPGMPAAVSGVSPQGGPDERTEGRTGGRAALAGPWTEVARTGQPEIRNGIPAGGAGAPGTMGAVNTAETEPAHRVGGISLWRHLAVPVLEEGRLVAVAGVANKDLPYERADRRQLELFMHGMWEHIARRRAMVSLRRAKEAAEAASRSKDEFLANMSHELRTPLNGVLGMLQLLDGPDLSEERRSYLGTAVESGHALLRIIDDLLDLSALGAGGSGLRDEPFDPAGVLRQVADMVDPAARRRGLALGLIVDALPRRVRGDAARLRQILYNLVANGVKFTHQGGVDILACPVGGDRLLFTVRDTGIGIPEEKLAVVCEPFAQVDGSSTRRYQGAGLGLGIVRRLVARMGGTMTMESEEGVGTSVHVCLPLPKVDAVNGTNGVNGLGRVNGVNGRQHDGPPGGVHDGTLRAGSAAPASPESCAECRAATAAASLKLGELGELRALRVLVAEDDLINRLTVQRMLEREGHRAVCVENGADAVRAAGEAEYDLILMDIQMPEMDGTEAARRINDLAHSTGRSRPPIVALTAHALRGDRERFLASGMDDYIAKPLERDVLRRVLQRLMN; encoded by the coding sequence ATGCAGGCTGGAAATGGCGCGGGCAGCCGCGAATGTCCGGAAGGCACGGAGCTGGCGGAACTGACGGAACTGGCCGATCAACAGTCGGGGCAGGCCGGGCAGAACGTGGCGGCTGGTCCGGACGGGCAGCCCGCCGGTTCGCTGGAGCAGGCGCGCCGGGACGCCGAACTGTTTCGCGGCGTATTCCGCAACATGAACGCGGGCGTGATGGTGCTGCGCCCCGTGCATGCCCATGGGGACGACTGCGCCGACTTCACCCTGCTGGACATCAACCCCGCGGGCGAACGGCTGAGCTGCCTGACCCGCGCGGAGTGCACCGGCAGCCTGCTGTCCGGTCTGCTGCCCGCCCCGGTGGCCGCCACCCTGCGCGAGGCCCTGGCCCGTGCGTGGCGCAGCGGCATTGCCGAGCATCTTCCCTCCTTCCTGTACAGCGACAAGATACGCGGCTGCTGGCGTCACTACTTCATCAGCCGTGCCGATTCGGGCGACCTGCTGCTGATCTACGAGGACGTCACCGAACGCTACATGGCCCTGGCCAACCTTGCCGCCGGAGAAGAAAAGTACCGCGCCCTGGTGGAAAACACCCCGGACATCATCATGCGCTTTGGCGGCGACCTGCGCCTGACCTACGTCAACGCCGCCATCAGTCCCTACCTGGGGCCGCCGGAAGCGCTCATGGGGCGCGGGGTGGCGGAACTGGGCCTTGCCCCCCAGGTGGCGGAATTCTGGGCACGCCAGTTGCGCGGTGTGCTGGAATCGGGCCGTCCGGTGCAGACCGACTACGTGTTTCACGGGCCCGCCGGGCGGGTGCTGTTCGACTGGCGGCTGGTGCCCGAGCGCGGGGTGGACGGGGGCGTGGCCTCGGTGCTCAGTCTGCTGCGCGACGTGACCCGCCAGCGTTCCACCGAGCATGATTTCCGTACCCTGTTCCGCAAGCTGATCACCAGTTTCGCCGTGCACGAGGCGCTGCTGGACGACGCCGGGCGGCCTGTGGATTTCCGGTTTCTGACGGTGAACCCGGCCTTCGAGGCCATGGCTGGCCGCCGGGCCGAAGAAGTGCTGGGGCGCACGGCCAGCGAACTGTTCGGTCCGCAGGATCCGGCATGGATCGCGGTGCTGGGCCGGGTGGCCCTGACCGGCGAGCCGCTGCATACCGAACGCTATTCCCGCAACATGGGCAAGTGGCTGGAGATGACCGTGTACCGGGTGCGCGAACGCCAGTTCGCCATCATTGCCGCAGACGTCACCGAACGCCGCAACGCCCGGCGCGAACGCAGGCTGAGCGCGGCGCGGCTGTCGGCCCTGCACCGCCTGTCGCGCATGGACGCGGCGCCAGAACGGTCGATCATGCGCTTTGCCCTGGAGCAGGCCGTGCGCCTGACCGGCAGCGAACTGGGCTACCTTGCCCTGGTGGACGACGGACGGGTGACGGCGGACGGCGTGCTGTGGTCGCATCTGGTGACGGAGCCGGGGATGCCTGCCGCTGTTTCCGGCGTGTCTCCGCAGGGCGGGCCGGACGAAAGGACGGAAGGCAGAACGGGCGGAAGGGCGGCCCTGGCCGGGCCGTGGACCGAGGTGGCGCGCACCGGCCAGCCGGAAATCCGCAATGGCATCCCGGCAGGCGGGGCTGGCGCACCCGGTACCATGGGCGCGGTGAATACGGCGGAAACGGAACCGGCCCACCGCGTGGGCGGCATTTCACTGTGGCGGCATCTGGCCGTGCCCGTGCTGGAAGAAGGACGGCTGGTGGCCGTGGCGGGCGTGGCCAACAAGGACCTGCCCTACGAGCGGGCCGACCGCCGCCAGCTGGAGCTGTTCATGCACGGCATGTGGGAACACATCGCGCGGCGGCGGGCCATGGTCTCGTTGCGGCGGGCCAAGGAGGCGGCCGAGGCGGCCAGCCGGTCCAAGGACGAATTTCTGGCCAACATGAGCCACGAACTGCGCACCCCGCTCAACGGGGTGCTGGGCATGCTGCAACTGCTGGACGGTCCAGACCTGAGCGAGGAGCGGCGCAGCTACCTGGGCACGGCGGTGGAATCCGGCCATGCCCTCCTGCGTATCATCGACGACCTGCTGGACCTTTCCGCGCTGGGCGCGGGCGGATCAGGCCTGCGCGACGAGCCGTTCGACCCGGCGGGGGTGCTGCGCCAGGTGGCCGACATGGTGGACCCTGCCGCCCGGCGGCGCGGACTGGCGCTGGGCCTGATCGTCGATGCGCTGCCCCGGCGGGTGCGCGGCGACGCGGCGCGGCTGCGCCAGATATTGTACAATCTGGTGGCCAACGGGGTGAAGTTCACCCATCAGGGCGGGGTGGACATCCTGGCCTGCCCCGTGGGCGGCGACAGGCTGCTGTTCACCGTGCGCGACACGGGCATCGGCATTCCGGAAGAAAAGCTGGCCGTGGTCTGCGAACCCTTTGCCCAGGTGGATGGCTCGTCCACCCGGCGCTATCAGGGGGCCGGACTGGGGCTTGGCATCGTGCGCCGCCTGGTGGCGCGCATGGGCGGTACCATGACCATGGAGAGCGAAGAGGGCGTGGGCACTTCCGTCCATGTCTGCCTGCCGTTGCCCAAGGTGGACGCCGTCAACGGAACCAACGGCGTGAACGGGCTGGGCAGGGTGAACGGGGTGAACGGCAGGCAGCACGACGGACCGCCCGGTGGAGTGCATGACGGCACTCTCCGTGCCGGCTCAGCGGCCCCCGCCTCTCCGGAATCCTGTGCGGAATGCCGCGCGGCCACGGCGGCGGCGTCTTTGAAGCTGGGGGAATTGGGAGAGCTGCGTGCACTGCGGGTGTTGGTGGCGGAAGATGATCTGATCAACCGGCTTACCGTACAGCGCATGCTGGAACGCGAAGGCCATCGCGCGGTGTGCGTGGAGAACGGGGCCGATGCGGTGCGCGCGGCGGGCGAGGCGGAGTACGACCTCATTCTCATGGACATCCAGATGCCCGAGATGGACGGCACCGAGGCCGCCCGGCGCATCAACGACCTTGCGCACAGCACGGGCCGGTCGCGCCCGCCCATCGTGGCCCTGACAGCCCATGCCCTGCGCGGCGACCGCGAGCGGTTTCTGGCGTCGGGCATGGACGACTACATCGCCAAGCCCCTGGAGCGCGACGTGTTGCGCCGCGTGCTGCAACGGCTGATGAACTGA
- a CDS encoding DedA family protein — MDILGILSAFASFLLHVDKHQFELVSNWGMYTYAILFLIVFCETGLVVTPFLPGDSLLFAAGTIAGAGHLEYFPLAITLLAAAIIGDGVNYRIGRYIGPPVFERNYRLLNRQHLYRAHEFYERHGGKAIVLARFVPVVRTFAPFVAGVAAMDARRFLLFNASGALLWVGLLVTAGFFLGNMPLVQRNFSLVVYGIIAVSVLPIVVEYVRARLRRER, encoded by the coding sequence GTGGACATCCTGGGCATTCTTTCCGCCTTTGCTTCCTTCCTGCTGCACGTGGACAAGCACCAGTTCGAACTGGTTTCGAACTGGGGCATGTACACCTACGCCATCCTGTTCCTGATCGTGTTCTGCGAGACGGGGCTGGTGGTCACGCCGTTCCTGCCCGGTGATTCGCTGCTCTTCGCGGCGGGCACCATCGCCGGGGCCGGGCACCTGGAATACTTCCCCCTGGCGATCACGCTGCTGGCCGCCGCCATCATCGGCGACGGCGTGAACTACCGCATCGGACGGTACATCGGCCCACCGGTGTTCGAAAGGAACTATCGACTGCTCAACCGCCAGCACCTGTACCGGGCGCACGAATTCTATGAACGCCACGGCGGCAAGGCCATCGTGCTGGCCCGTTTCGTGCCGGTGGTGCGCACCTTTGCGCCCTTCGTGGCGGGGGTGGCGGCCATGGACGCCCGGCGATTTCTGCTGTTCAACGCCAGCGGCGCCCTGCTGTGGGTCGGCCTGCTGGTGACGGCAGGATTCTTCCTGGGCAACATGCCGTTGGTGCAGCGTAATTTCAGTCTGGTCGTCTACGGCATCATTGCAGTGTCCGTGCTGCCCATCGTGGTGGAATACGTCCGGGCCAGGCTGCGCAGGGAACGCTGA
- a CDS encoding flavodoxin, producing the protein MANVLIVYGSTTGNTAWVAETVGRDIAEAGHSVEIRDAGQVEAEGLCEGRDLVLFGCSTWGDDEIELQDDFIHLYESLEATGAGKGRAACFGCGDSSYTYFCGAVDAIEERLSGLGADIVADSLKIDGDPRTMRDDVAAWAGRVAAAL; encoded by the coding sequence ATGGCCAACGTGCTCATCGTCTACGGTTCCACCACCGGCAACACCGCCTGGGTCGCCGAAACCGTCGGCCGCGACATCGCCGAAGCGGGCCACAGCGTCGAAATCCGCGACGCGGGCCAGGTAGAGGCGGAAGGCCTGTGCGAGGGCCGCGACCTCGTGCTGTTCGGCTGCTCCACCTGGGGCGACGACGAAATCGAACTGCAGGACGACTTCATCCACCTGTACGAATCGCTGGAAGCCACGGGAGCGGGCAAGGGCCGCGCGGCCTGCTTCGGCTGCGGCGACAGCAGCTACACCTACTTCTGCGGCGCGGTGGATGCCATCGAAGAGCGCCTGTCCGGCCTTGGCGCGGACATCGTGGCCGATTCGCTGAAGATCGACGGCGACCCGCGCACCATGCGCGACGACGTTGCCGCCTGGGCCGGGCGCGTGGCGGCCGCCCTGTAG
- a CDS encoding L-lactate permease — translation MYALSVLLAFMPVIAIFVLLLVYRVAADTAGYIGWAVAAGIAWLYFDTAPTVILLSSVAGLVASLPIALVMSASILQITVMQETGAVSRVVALMKSVAPGQQAVQIMLINVGFGILLTSLGAVTVSILPPIMLALGYSTFAAIILPALGYDALCTYALLGIPAVVYANFVGLPVTEVGGYFARFMPAISTCIALGMLYLTGGMKMVREGIVPALIAGVTAGVVAIFMARLGLVTITGIAAGLTVIVALMLYIRLTGRPLRDRTLLNEADLAAERRHSLAAACSPWIILTVVSLILNAPFLPFFDLTFKQWSMPLEIIPKSPERLRIFWQAYFWVLVCTAAALPFLKATRQQVTTSLVKAGKRAGRPFMSASVFFAIAYVMNHSGKGADWTLAQPLHNMVYVMADASAMLFGKMYPFVAPYLGLLGGFISGSESSSIAMLTKLHLSTAEKIGASGLVIAAASGIGGGLASVISPAKLQNAAASIDRIREASQAIRPAFVISVLITTVCAVMTLFWAFPS, via the coding sequence ATGTATGCCCTGTCCGTTCTGCTTGCCTTCATGCCCGTCATCGCCATTTTCGTGCTGCTGCTCGTGTACCGGGTGGCGGCGGACACCGCCGGGTACATCGGCTGGGCAGTGGCCGCCGGCATCGCCTGGCTGTACTTCGATACCGCGCCCACGGTCATCCTGCTGTCCAGCGTGGCGGGCCTTGTGGCCTCGCTGCCCATTGCCCTGGTCATGTCCGCCAGCATCCTGCAGATCACCGTCATGCAGGAAACCGGGGCCGTGTCCCGCGTGGTGGCGCTGATGAAAAGCGTGGCCCCCGGCCAGCAGGCCGTGCAGATCATGCTGATCAACGTGGGCTTCGGCATCCTGCTCACCTCGCTGGGCGCGGTGACGGTGTCCATCCTGCCGCCCATCATGCTGGCGCTGGGCTATTCCACCTTCGCGGCCATCATCCTGCCCGCGCTGGGCTACGACGCGCTGTGCACCTACGCCCTGCTGGGCATCCCCGCCGTGGTCTACGCCAACTTCGTGGGCCTGCCGGTGACCGAGGTGGGCGGCTACTTCGCCCGGTTCATGCCCGCCATCTCCACCTGCATCGCCCTCGGCATGCTGTACCTTACCGGCGGCATGAAGATGGTGCGCGAAGGCATCGTGCCCGCGCTCATCGCGGGCGTCACCGCCGGCGTGGTGGCCATCTTCATGGCCAGGCTGGGCCTTGTGACCATTACCGGCATTGCCGCGGGCCTTACCGTCATCGTGGCGCTGATGCTGTACATCCGCCTGACGGGCCGCCCCCTGCGCGACCGCACCCTGCTGAACGAGGCCGATCTGGCCGCCGAGCGTCGGCATTCGCTGGCCGCCGCCTGCTCGCCGTGGATCATCCTGACCGTGGTCTCGCTGATTCTCAATGCGCCGTTCCTGCCGTTCTTCGACCTGACGTTCAAGCAGTGGTCCATGCCGCTGGAGATCATCCCCAAGTCGCCGGAGCGGCTGCGCATCTTCTGGCAGGCCTACTTCTGGGTGCTGGTATGCACGGCGGCGGCGCTGCCCTTCCTGAAGGCCACGCGCCAGCAGGTGACCACATCGCTGGTCAAGGCGGGCAAGCGCGCCGGGCGACCGTTCATGTCGGCGTCGGTGTTCTTCGCCATCGCCTACGTCATGAACCATTCCGGCAAGGGGGCAGACTGGACCCTGGCCCAGCCACTGCACAACATGGTCTACGTCATGGCCGACGCCTCGGCCATGCTGTTCGGCAAGATGTACCCCTTCGTGGCGCCCTACCTGGGCCTGCTGGGCGGGTTCATCAGCGGCTCGGAATCGTCGTCCATCGCCATGCTGACCAAGCTGCACCTGTCCACCGCCGAAAAGATCGGCGCGTCGGGGCTGGTCATCGCGGCGGCCAGCGGCATCGGCGGCGGGCTGGCCAGCGTCATTTCGCCCGCCAAGCTGCAGAACGCGGCGGCCAGCATCGACCGCATCCGCGAGGCGTCGCAGGCCATCCGGCCCGCGTTCGTCATCTCGGTGCTGATCACCACGGTGTGCGCGGTCATGACCCTGTTCTGGGCATTTCCGAGCTAG